The Vigna angularis cultivar LongXiaoDou No.4 chromosome 9, ASM1680809v1, whole genome shotgun sequence DNA window CATCTCCTTCAaacctttctcttcttccatcAGCTTAGAATCATCCAGGTTGGCTTCAGAGTTGTCAACTTTATGCATAATTGCATTTTTTTCTGCTTCAACTTGCTGAAGAGAAGCTTGTTTCTCCAATGCCTTCATCATCATCTCTGATGTTCTCTCCTCCCCTTGTAGTTGCATTTTCATTATAATCTCAGCTTCATTGTCTAGAGGCTTGAAATAGTCTTCAATGGCTGCCTCCTACAAGGAATGTGCATCTTCTTATGCAACAAATTTGAGTGCCACAAATGAAACAATTATACTGTGCACAtggaaaataaatcaaatatcataTAAGAACTTTCATAGAATAGacgaatattttaattaagatacAATATGACAGAATATGAATGTTTCcattcaaaaagaaaatggCAGAATATGAATCTGAATCGTCCAATTTTAATATCAACAAAAGTTGGAAAAATAGCCTGCATGTCACACTGAAGTTCTCAATGGATGTTGTGTTGGTAAAACTTCTCAAGGGAAAAAGAACAGATAAGTTTTTGTTTAGAAGACATTCTGACAGCATATTATAAGTGACAGAAAAGGATTAGAAATttcaatagaaaaaatatacttaCATGCATCCtaaatttccaaaatttatatttttcccAGAATACAACTTAcagtttcttccaacttcttgtTCAAATTTTGCATCTCTTCAACCATTCGACGAACCTCAGATAAAATAATCTTCTCAGGTTCTTTATTTATGGCTGCTTTCCTTGCTTGGGCCTTTTCAATGGGAAAACATCAGAATGGAAATAAAGAAATTCCACAATAGCCTTCATCATCACGCAATGAAAAGTGAATGTTACAAGGTTAAAATTCACATGTCACCAATGTGATATTGGAGAGCCCAGGGCCTTATAAACCCCAAATTAGAATCCAATTCGTTCAATGTTGGACTAAAATTTCATACATTGCAATTGGATCCTAATGGAGGCCCCaatttgacttttaaaataGACTCACTAGGCTATTACAGTTTAAAAAGAACCTTAGCTTCAGATGAAATGGTTCACAACATTCAATGGTCTTTTTTCTCGTGATATCTAAAAGACAACAGAAACTAACACCAGCAAGAATGTAAACGTTTGTAGAAGAGAAAATGGTAGACCTGCTGTACGCGTTGTTCAAGCTGGAGCCTATAAGATCGTATTCTTCGCTCTTCATATCCAGAAAGCACCCTGACATAAAAGAGGGCTTTCCTCCCAAAGTCTAACAACTTATTCATGTTGACAAATCATCAACAACTATCTGTTTTGGAAATTTCTGTATACAGGAATCCAACTCAGAAATGCCAGGGAAAATACACATTCACTGTTGATTAAGTTGATAACTCTAGAAAGGATTAATTGATAAGTTCCATACAACTTCCAAATAGAATCAAACCTCGGCTAAATTCTCACTAAACAACACACAATAAATGTCATGATTACAGTAGGAAGCCCTATTATCCCTGCAGGTATGTTTGGTAGTGAGATTTAGAAGGAAAAAGGGAGagtaatattattgttttcttctatGGCTTTCAATATCGTTAAAACTAGTAAAAGGGCCCAACAGCTCCAGGTATCAAATCTACCATCAAGactcataaaagaaataacccttcaaacaaaattaacaaagcCATGCACTATTAACAGAGCCATTCACAAAGAACAGACCACAAGAAATCAACAGTTAACAAAACAACCAATAAAGATAGCCAAAGGGAATCTCAAAGCTCATTTAGGCATTTGACCAAACACAAAACTTGCAACCCATAGATCCCTTCATAGCAAATCaaacaaacattttaaaattgcaAGCTAAAATACTCGGAAAAATTCAAATCtatacaataaaaacacaaactCCAACCCCAAAAAACTCCAAGTATGTCAGTATAGCGAGCAAACTATAGGGAGCCTAACGAATAACGAATTTCGCATGtccacaaacaaaaaaaaaacaactttgaaGACGAAACTAAAAATGGGTCTCAAGTTCGAAGCTGATGAGTCAATAGATAGATCGTTGAGATATGAAAAGAGATTTAATTACCTGAGTGAGAGTGATTCTATCGCTTTTtactcaaacaaaaatattctgTCAAGTTTCGATTAGGTATTGCTAGTTGTATAAATAGGTAGTGTAATTTTGAAGGTCTTCATAATATgagaaactttttaaaaaatattatgcggcctaataaaagtaattattttaaaataaataaattacatcaagTAGATAttcaataacatttttttaaatacttaaatgagattattaattgttaaatattttatcttgaaatgaaataaagattTCGCTTATTTGTAAGAATGTGAATTAACGTGAAGATACATTATTATATCGATGATAAagtaaattatgttaattataatattttgaattacgcaaatatgttttttatagatgtacacaataatattttttcaaaaagaattttaaaaattgagtataaaataaaaaaatattttttaaatcctaAAAATGTTGATGTAATGCTTTTAAACAGTTAAAGAATAAGTATtgttctgaaaaaaaaaatctaagacGTCTAGTTAGAGCATTAAAAATTCAATGATTTTCATCGTAATTAGAggtatatttttataagttttagtgaggtattttttttttatttcctccAGCATACTAAATATATTTGTCCCTAAATATTTATATCATCTTCaatcaatttcaaatattttaaattatggtttctttttctttttcctagtATATGAATAGttgattaatataattataaaaaatgtaagcCTTATAACCAATTAAATTTATGAGTTATAATATCTTATAATAGGATGTCGACTTAACTACTAGGACACATTATCAATTTTCAAAGGCGAGAGCATTTTtggattgaaaaataaatttgaagaaagaaataaaattagaaagagAATGAAGAGTGAGATTTTTTTGATTAACACTCTGTTTGTTTCCATCTATTTAATGTTCAGGTGGATGGAATGGAGATTCTGTTTGGCATTtgcttaaaatttgaaattatttgagGGAGATAATTTGAAGGAGAATACAAAGGTGAAAAGATGAGATGGGAAAGACACCTCAGCGTACATGATTTCATCTAATTGCCATTAAAAACCCATGAATGGGAGGTGGAGGAACACTTTGAGTTTTGCCATCGCTGAAACTGATAGATCAAGGATTGTATGCGATGAAGGAGTACATGTGCCAGAAGATGAATGAAGGGCTGGGAATTCATGTGTCCAAGATTTATattggataaaaataagaaagtagagcactatataaaagtgaaagacctattaactcattgtcttaaggatttgggtagagagtggtgtcaatctcttatatggTTGAGCCCATgtctcattggtgtttgtgtctccCCGATGAACCTCCTCCTTGAtagacccaacagtggtatcaaaGTCGATGGTTTGTCTTGGAGATCGGTTCAGACGAGTACAATGGTGCCTGTATCGAAAGTCTTCCTAGTGAAGGGTTCCAAGTAAGTGTGTCCCGTTAAGATGAACGACGGTACGAAGGGGTACTCGTGGTTGAGAATGTTTCTGCTGGAGGGGAGTGTACcaatgtggaagggactcacccttgagggggagattgttgggaatctAAGTGTaagtccaagtcccacattggatataAATGAGAAAGTAATGATGGGAAAGGGCCAAGAATATAACAACTTAGAAAAGAGTAATAACGCAGCGGAAATTCAATCCCCTTTCTAGCGAGAATCTGCGAGgagcaccaaacaaatagaacaaaaatagaatccaaAAGCACAAACAGacaccaacaatttttaacgtggaaaatccctCAATGCAAGGATAAAAACCACAAGTCGTCTagaccaaagaaaaattcactatgatcaataatagagtacaaaagagtctccaataataacaccaaatgATGTTTTCAATAAGCCAATTTAAATAAGCACATTCTCTCTCTTGGCTTTTGCCACttttcaaatgactctaatgtgccCTACTAATCTGACTAATCTCTATTTAATCTAGTGAGAGATAAaggtccacattatttgggcctattctccacataggaagggagcCTAATAACCCAACAAGTAGAGCATtgtataaaggtgaaagacccattaacccattgccttaaggtttttggTAGAAAGTGATGTTGatcccttatatggttggactcatgtctcattggtgtttgtgtctccTCGGTGAACCTTCTTCTTGATAGACCCAACATGAAGGCCATCAGAGCCTCACGAAGAAGTAATGGGTAAAGGTTGGTCGGTATAGCAACTTCAATTAAAGGTGATGAAAGGAGTTCTTCTGACATTTTAGCCTAACTCGTTATTAGTCGCCAAAAACAAGTAGGACAAGTCAACCCGACTATAGAAAACAACCTAAAAATTAGTTATGCCATTTAGCGGCCTGACAGATTGGTCGACTAATCTGCCAATTTAAATAagcacaaatgcttacaaatgagaacaaagaagatgaaaatacTCCAAAACAGGGTTGCTGGTGCGGGACTAATTTCTCCCAATATAGACCTCCTATTGACGATCTGAACGGTCAGAATGAATAACCATATATCTGAAACTCATTGTCCAAAATCAACTtgatccaacggtgaacgacttcacaGCGACAAAAACACCAGTGCAGGTTTAGGGTTATGTGGGAAaggctttctctctttctttttctctctcttggcTTTTGCCACttttcaaatgactctaatgtgccCTACTAATCTGACTCATTTCTATTTAACCTAGTGAGAGATAAaggtccacattatttgggcctattctccacataggaagggagcCCAATAACCCAACAAGTAGAGCATtgtataaaggtgaaagacccattaacccattgccttaaggtttttggTAGAAAGTGATGTTGatcccttatatggttggactcatgtctcattggtgtttgtgtctccTTGGTGAACCTTCTTCTTGATAGACCCAACATGAAGGCCATTAGAGCCTCACGAAGAAGTAATGGGTAAAGGTTGGTGGGTATAGCAACTTCAATTAAAGGTGATGAAAGGAGTTCTTCTGACATTTTAGCCTAACTCGTTATTAGTCGCCAAAAACAAGTAGGACAAGTCAACCCGACTATAGAAAACAACCTAAAAATTAGTTATGCCATTTAGCGGCCTGACGGATTGGTCGACTAATCTGCCAATTTAAA harbors:
- the LOC108346901 gene encoding uncharacterized protein LOC108346901, with the translated sequence MNKLLDFGRKALFYVRVLSGYEERRIRSYRLQLEQRVQQAQARKAAINKEPEKIILSEVRRMVEEMQNLNKKLEETEAAIEDYFKPLDNEAEIIMKMQLQGEERTSEMMMKALEKQASLQQVEAEKNAIMHKVDNSEANLDDSKLMEEEKGLKEMLKELQREVLLEKADAGSSDNMHQSDKSHINLDPASSTTSERS